From the Musa acuminata AAA Group cultivar baxijiao chromosome BXJ1-2, Cavendish_Baxijiao_AAA, whole genome shotgun sequence genome, one window contains:
- the LOC103970859 gene encoding MADS-box transcription factor 29-like isoform X1: MGRGKIEIKKIENPTNRQVTFSKRRGGLLKKANELAVLCDAQVGVIIFSSSGKMFEYCSPHSSMRQIMDSYQRVTNTHFEEINTHQQIFYEIARIKDEKDKLQESMKQYVGENLTCLTLNELNQLEEQLESSVNKVRVRKHQLLHQQLDNLRRKEHILEDQNSYLCRILSEHQAELEHTQAAMEHKVGDVPMLEHLENYYSGEPSESLLQLSPQTHAFRLQPTQPNLQEDSLQGHNLQLWS, encoded by the exons ATGGGTCGTGGAAAGATAGAGATCAAGAAGATCGAGAACCCGACGAACCGCCAAGTAACCTTCTCCAAGAGGCGGGGAGGGCTGCTCAAGAAGGCCAATGAGCTTGCGGTCCTCTGTGATGCACAGGTGGGGGTCATCATCTTCTCCAGCAGTGGAAAGATGTTTGAGTACTGCAGTCCACATTCGAG TATGAGGCAAATCATGGATAGCTACCAGAGAGTCACAAACACTCACTTTGAGGAGATTAATACTCATCAG CAAATATTTTACGAGATAGCGAGGATAAAGGATGAGAAGGATAAGCTGCAGGAAAGCATGAAGCAGTATGTCGGCGAGAACTTGACTTGTTTAACTTTGAATGAGCTGAATCAACTCGAAGAACAGCTCGAATCCTCCGTAAACAAGGTCAGAGTAAGGAAG CACCAGCTGCTGCACCAGCAACTGGACAATCTACGTCGCAAG GAGCACATCTTAGAGGATCAGAACAGCTACCTATGCCGCATC CTGTCGGAGCACCAGGCAGAGCTGGAACACACGCAGGCTGCCATGGAGCACAAGGTGGGTGATGTGCCGATGCTGGAACACTTGGAAAACTACTACTCCGGGGAGCCATCAGAGAGCTTGCTGCAGCTTTCACCTCAAACGCATGCTTTCCGGCTGCAGCCAACACAGCCCAACCTGCAGGAGGACAGCCTCCAGGGCCATAACCTGCAGCTCTG GTCTTGA
- the LOC103970859 gene encoding MADS-box transcription factor 29-like isoform X2, with product MGRGKIEIKKIENPTNRQVTFSKRRGGLLKKANELAVLCDAQVGVIIFSSSGKMFEYCSPHSSMRQIMDSYQRVTNTHFEEINTHQQIFYEIARIKDEKDKLQESMKQYVGENLTCLTLNELNQLEEQLESSVNKVRVRKHQLLHQQLDNLRRKEHILEDQNSYLCRILSEHQAELEHTQAAMEHKVGDVPMLEHLENYYSGEPSESLLQLSPQTHAFRLQPTQPNLQEDSLQGHNLQL from the exons ATGGGTCGTGGAAAGATAGAGATCAAGAAGATCGAGAACCCGACGAACCGCCAAGTAACCTTCTCCAAGAGGCGGGGAGGGCTGCTCAAGAAGGCCAATGAGCTTGCGGTCCTCTGTGATGCACAGGTGGGGGTCATCATCTTCTCCAGCAGTGGAAAGATGTTTGAGTACTGCAGTCCACATTCGAG TATGAGGCAAATCATGGATAGCTACCAGAGAGTCACAAACACTCACTTTGAGGAGATTAATACTCATCAG CAAATATTTTACGAGATAGCGAGGATAAAGGATGAGAAGGATAAGCTGCAGGAAAGCATGAAGCAGTATGTCGGCGAGAACTTGACTTGTTTAACTTTGAATGAGCTGAATCAACTCGAAGAACAGCTCGAATCCTCCGTAAACAAGGTCAGAGTAAGGAAG CACCAGCTGCTGCACCAGCAACTGGACAATCTACGTCGCAAG GAGCACATCTTAGAGGATCAGAACAGCTACCTATGCCGCATC CTGTCGGAGCACCAGGCAGAGCTGGAACACACGCAGGCTGCCATGGAGCACAAGGTGGGTGATGTGCCGATGCTGGAACACTTGGAAAACTACTACTCCGGGGAGCCATCAGAGAGCTTGCTGCAGCTTTCACCTCAAACGCATGCTTTCCGGCTGCAGCCAACACAGCCCAACCTGCAGGAGGACAGCCTCCAGGGCCATAACCTGCAGCTCTG A
- the LOC135597158 gene encoding protein NARROW LEAF 1-like isoform X2 has protein sequence MRLSDNQGNRLGSTQSEESALDTHRNLCSHLPYNRSPLQLIASAGQHPENSAAYFLWPTSTLMHGASEGRSKYFENLQKGVLPGHLGHLPTGQQAKTLLDLMTIRAFHSKILRRFSLGTAIGHRIRRGTLTNIPAILVFVARKVHRKWLGHNQCLPSALEGPGGVWCDVDVVEFSYYGAPAPTPKEQLYSELADGLRGSDPCIGSGSQVASQGTYGTLSAIVKSRTGNKQVGFLTNRHVAVDLDYPNQKMFHPLPPNLGPGVYLGAVERATSFITDDVWYGIYAGTNPETFVRADGAFIPFANDFDMSCITTAVKGLGEIGDVKVIDMQSPINSLIGRQVVKVGRSSGLTTGTVMAYALEYNDEKGICFLTDFLVVGEDQQTFDLEGDSGSLIILTGQDSEKPKPIGIIWGGIANRGRLKLKNVHEPENWTSGVDLGRLLDLLELDLITTSEGLKVGESSPIVGSLPPNEIFEPLGINLQQFPPEGGSGSGENVPFTDMAFHVDTAEVANSVEEHQFIPNLISMLPMHRREDNLERKNLSAPTNLSDEDPCVSLQLGDREPKRPRSGQNED, from the exons ATGAGGCTTTCAGACAATCAGGGCAATCGCTTGGGATCAACACAATCAGAGGAGTCAGCCTTGGACACACACAGAAATTTATGCAGTCATTTGCCTTATAATCGATCTCCTCTCCAACTAATTGCATCAGCTGGTCAGCACCCTGAAAATAGTGCCGCATACTTTTTGTGGCCTACCTCTACCCTAATGCATGGTGCTTCTGAAGGACGATCTAAGTACTTCGAGAACCTTCAGAAAGGAGTACTGCCAGGACATCTTGGCCATCTGCCAACTGGACAGCAAGCAAAAACACTTCTTGATCTGATGACTATAAGAGCATTCCACAGCAAGATCCTGCGTCGTTTCAGTCTTGGTACAGCTATAGGCCATCGAATCAGAAGGGGAACATTGACTAACATTCCAGCAATTCTAGTTTTTGTTGCACGAAAAGTTCACAGGAAATGGCTTGGCCACAACCAGTGTCTCCCATCCGCCCTTGAG GGACCAGGGGGCGTATGGTGTGATGTGGATGTGGTGGAATTCTCTTATTATGGTGCACCAGCACCGACTCCAAAGGAACAATTGTACAGTGAGCTTGCGGATGGGTTACGAGGAAGTGATCCATGCATAGGTTCAGGCTCTCAG GTCGCGAGCCAAGGGACATACGGGACTTTAAGTGCCATTGTGAAAAGTCGAACAGGCAACAAACAGGTTGGTTTCCTGACAAACCGTCATGTTGCAGTTGATCTGGATTATCCTAACCAGAAGATGTTTCATCCATTGCCACCCAATCTTGGACCTGGTGTGTACCTGGGGGCTGTTGAGAGGGCAACATCATTCATCACTGATGATGTTTGGTATGGAATATATGCAGGAACAAACCCAG AAACTTTTGTGCGAGCTGATGGTGCATTTATACCCTTTGCCAATGACTTTGATATGTCCTGCATTACCACTGCAGTGAAAGGACTGGGTGAGATTGGAGATGTTAAGGTTATAGACATGCAATCACCAATCAACAGCCTTATCGGGAGACAAGTGGTGAAGGTCGGAAGGAGCTCTGGTTTGACAACTGGAACTGTAATGGCTTATGCACTAGAGTACAATGATGAGAAAGGAATATGCTTCTTGACAGATTTTCTTGTTGTGGGTGAGGACCAACAAACCTTTGATCTGGAAGGTGATAGTGGGAGCCTGATTATTCTAACAGGACAAGATAGTGAGAAACCTAAACCTATAGGTATCATCTGGGGTGGGATTGCTAATAGAGGAAGGCTGAAGCTTAAAAATGTCCATGAACCAGAAAATTGGACTAGTGGAGTTGATCTGGGTCGCCTTCTCGATCTCTTGGAACTTGATCTTATAACAACAAGTGAAGGACTAAAAG TTGGTGAATCATCTCCAATAGTAGGGAGCCTTCCACCTAATGAGATATTTGAACCTCTAGGCATTAACCTTCAACAGTTCCCTCCTGAAGGTGGTTCTGGTTCAGGAGAGAATGTACCTTTCACAGATATGGCGTTTCATGTGGATACAGCTGAGGTTGCAAACAGTGTGGAAGAGCATCAGTTCATTCCGAATCTAATTAGCATGTTGCCAATGCATCGCAGAGAAGACAACCTAGAAAGGAAGAATCTATCTGCACCAACTAACCTATCTGACGAAGATCCTTGTGTTTCACTGCAACTGGGGGACCGAGAACCGAAGAGGCCGCGTTCTGGTCAAAATGAAGATTAG
- the LOC135597158 gene encoding protein NARROW LEAF 1-like isoform X1, translating into MRLSDNQGNRLGSTQSEESALDTHRNLCSHLPYNRSPLQLIASAGQHPENSAAYFLWPTSTLMHGASEGRSKYFENLQKGVLPGHLGHLPTGQQAKTLLDLMTIRAFHSKILRRFSLGTAIGHRIRRGTLTNIPAILVFVARKVHRKWLGHNQCLPSALEGPGGVWCDVDVVEFSYYGAPAPTPKEQLYSELADGLRGSDPCIGSGSQVASQGTYGTLSAIVKSRTGNKQVGFLTNRHVAVDLDYPNQKMFHPLPPNLGPGVYLGAVERATSFITDDVWYGIYAGTNPETFVRADGAFIPFANDFDMSCITTAVKGLGEIGDVKVIDMQSPINSLIGRQVVKVGRSSGLTTGTVMAYALEYNDEKGICFLTDFLVVGEDQQTFDLEGDSGSLIILTGQDSEKPKPIGIIWGGIANRGRLKLKNVHEPENWTSGVDLGRLLDLLELDLITTSEGLKDALQEQRFALTATINSAVGESSPIVGSLPPNEIFEPLGINLQQFPPEGGSGSGENVPFTDMAFHVDTAEVANSVEEHQFIPNLISMLPMHRREDNLERKNLSAPTNLSDEDPCVSLQLGDREPKRPRSGQNED; encoded by the exons ATGAGGCTTTCAGACAATCAGGGCAATCGCTTGGGATCAACACAATCAGAGGAGTCAGCCTTGGACACACACAGAAATTTATGCAGTCATTTGCCTTATAATCGATCTCCTCTCCAACTAATTGCATCAGCTGGTCAGCACCCTGAAAATAGTGCCGCATACTTTTTGTGGCCTACCTCTACCCTAATGCATGGTGCTTCTGAAGGACGATCTAAGTACTTCGAGAACCTTCAGAAAGGAGTACTGCCAGGACATCTTGGCCATCTGCCAACTGGACAGCAAGCAAAAACACTTCTTGATCTGATGACTATAAGAGCATTCCACAGCAAGATCCTGCGTCGTTTCAGTCTTGGTACAGCTATAGGCCATCGAATCAGAAGGGGAACATTGACTAACATTCCAGCAATTCTAGTTTTTGTTGCACGAAAAGTTCACAGGAAATGGCTTGGCCACAACCAGTGTCTCCCATCCGCCCTTGAG GGACCAGGGGGCGTATGGTGTGATGTGGATGTGGTGGAATTCTCTTATTATGGTGCACCAGCACCGACTCCAAAGGAACAATTGTACAGTGAGCTTGCGGATGGGTTACGAGGAAGTGATCCATGCATAGGTTCAGGCTCTCAG GTCGCGAGCCAAGGGACATACGGGACTTTAAGTGCCATTGTGAAAAGTCGAACAGGCAACAAACAGGTTGGTTTCCTGACAAACCGTCATGTTGCAGTTGATCTGGATTATCCTAACCAGAAGATGTTTCATCCATTGCCACCCAATCTTGGACCTGGTGTGTACCTGGGGGCTGTTGAGAGGGCAACATCATTCATCACTGATGATGTTTGGTATGGAATATATGCAGGAACAAACCCAG AAACTTTTGTGCGAGCTGATGGTGCATTTATACCCTTTGCCAATGACTTTGATATGTCCTGCATTACCACTGCAGTGAAAGGACTGGGTGAGATTGGAGATGTTAAGGTTATAGACATGCAATCACCAATCAACAGCCTTATCGGGAGACAAGTGGTGAAGGTCGGAAGGAGCTCTGGTTTGACAACTGGAACTGTAATGGCTTATGCACTAGAGTACAATGATGAGAAAGGAATATGCTTCTTGACAGATTTTCTTGTTGTGGGTGAGGACCAACAAACCTTTGATCTGGAAGGTGATAGTGGGAGCCTGATTATTCTAACAGGACAAGATAGTGAGAAACCTAAACCTATAGGTATCATCTGGGGTGGGATTGCTAATAGAGGAAGGCTGAAGCTTAAAAATGTCCATGAACCAGAAAATTGGACTAGTGGAGTTGATCTGGGTCGCCTTCTCGATCTCTTGGAACTTGATCTTATAACAACAAGTGAAGGACTAAAAG ATGCACTACAGGAGCAAAGATTTGCCTTAACAGCTACTATCAATTCTGCAGTTGGTGAATCATCTCCAATAGTAGGGAGCCTTCCACCTAATGAGATATTTGAACCTCTAGGCATTAACCTTCAACAGTTCCCTCCTGAAGGTGGTTCTGGTTCAGGAGAGAATGTACCTTTCACAGATATGGCGTTTCATGTGGATACAGCTGAGGTTGCAAACAGTGTGGAAGAGCATCAGTTCATTCCGAATCTAATTAGCATGTTGCCAATGCATCGCAGAGAAGACAACCTAGAAAGGAAGAATCTATCTGCACCAACTAACCTATCTGACGAAGATCCTTGTGTTTCACTGCAACTGGGGGACCGAGAACCGAAGAGGCCGCGTTCTGGTCAAAATGAAGATTAG
- the LOC103970319 gene encoding protein CYSTEINE-RICH TRANSMEMBRANE MODULE 6-like, with protein MSYYAQQQAPSQDSAYPPPGQAYPPAYVAPPPAGYPTGDGGAVNSQQVPVETKSRGDGFWKGCCAALCCCCVLDMCF; from the exons ATGAGTTACTACGCTCAGCAGCAGGCTCCTTCTCAAG ATTCAGCTTATCCTCCACCCGGGCAGGCCTACCCACCAGCTTACGTCGCGCCTCCTCCTGCAGGCTATCCCACCGGGGATGGTGGTGCTGTGAATTCACAACAAGTTCCCGTGGAGACGAAGAGTCGCGGTGATGGCTTTTGGAAGGGATG CTGTGCTGCCTTGTGTTGCTGCTGCGTTCTGGACATGTGCTTCTGA